A single genomic interval of Chrysemys picta bellii isolate R12L10 chromosome 8, ASM1138683v2, whole genome shotgun sequence harbors:
- the ACADM gene encoding medium-chain specific acyl-CoA dehydrogenase, mitochondrial isoform X4: MSALRVTRVLQSIAQCGWRSQSSQAAQVSHQIKPGAGFSFELSDEQREFQATARKFAREEIIPVAAQYDKTGEYPVPLIKRAWELGLMNSHIPESCGGLGLGTFEACLITEELAYGCTGVQTAIEANSLGQMPVIIAGNEQQQKKYLGRMTEEPLMCAYCVTEPGAGSDVAGIKTRAEKKGDEYVINGQKMWITNGGKANWYFLLARSNPDPKAPASKAFTGFIVEADSPGIQIGRKELNMGQRCSDTRGIVFEDVRVPKENVLSAEGVGFKIAMGAFDKTRPPVAAGAVGLAQRALDEATRYALERKTFGKPIIEHQAVSFMLAEMAMKVELARLACQRAAWEIDAGRRNTYFASIAKAFAGDIANQLASDAVQIFGGNGFNSEYPVEKLMRDAKIYQIYEGTAQIQRLIIAREHVAKFKS; this comes from the exons ATGTCTGCGCTGAGGGTCACccgg GTGCTTCAAAGCATTGCTCAATGTGGCTGGAGATCACAATCTAGTCAAGCTGCTCAAGTGTCACATCAAATTAAACCTGGAGCTGGCTTTAGTTTTG aACTCAGTGATGAACAGAGAGAGTTTCAAGCTACTGCTCGTAAATTTGCTAGAGAGGAAATCATCCCTGTTGCTGCACAATATGACAAAACTGGAGAG TATCCTGTTCCCCTTATAAAACGGGCATGGGAACTTGGTCTGATGAATTCACACATACCAGAAAGTTGTG GTGGCCTGGGCCTTGGCACTTTTGAAGCTTGCCTTATTACAGAAGAATTAGCTTATGGATGTACAGGGGTCCAAACTGCTATTGAAGCAAATTCCTTGGGA CAAATGCCAGTCATCATTGCAGGAAATGAGCAACAGCAGAAGAAATATTTGGGGAGAATGACTGAGGAGCCATTGATGTGT gccTATTGTGTAACAGAACCTGGAGCAGGCTCTGATGTGGCAGGTATAAAAACGAGAGCTGAGAAGAAAGGAGATGAATATGTCATAAATGGTCAAAAGATGTGGATCACCAATGGTGGCAAAGCTAACTG GTATTTTTTGTTAGCTCGTTCCAATCCTGATCCGAAAGCCCCTGCCAGCAAAGCCTTTACTGGATTTATTGTGGAAGCAGACAGCCCTGGAATCCAAATTGGAAGAAAG GAGTTGAATATGGGTCAACGCTGCTCAGATACAAGAGGTATTGTCTTTGAGGATGTGAGAGTGCCCAAAGAAAATGTTCtaagtgctgagggagttggtttTAAAATTGCTATGGGAGCTTTTGATAAAACCAGACCTCCA GTAGCAGCAGGTGCTGTTGGGCTAGCACAGAGAGCATTGGATGAAGCTACTAGGTATGCTTTGGAAAGAAAAACCTTTGGAAAACCAATTATAGAG CACCAAGCAGTGTCCTTCATGCTGGCTGAAATGGCAATGAAAGTGGAACTAGCTAGACTGGCTTGCCAAAGGGCTGCTTGGGAGATTGATGCGGGTCGCAGAAATACTTACTTCGCATCCATTGCCAAGGCATTTGCTGGTGACATTGCAAACCAACTAGCTTCAGATGCGGTCCAGATTTTTGGAGGAAATGGATTTAATAGTGAATATCCTGTAGAAAAACTAATGAGAGATGCCAAAATCTATCAG ATCTACGAAGGAACAGCTCAGATCCAAAGGCTGATCATAGCACGTGAACATGTGGCCAAGTTTAAAAGTTAA
- the ACADM gene encoding medium-chain specific acyl-CoA dehydrogenase, mitochondrial isoform X1 — protein MAVLQSIAQCGWRSQSSQAAQVSHQIKPGAGFSFELSDEQREFQATARKFAREEIIPVAAQYDKTGEYPVPLIKRAWELGLMNSHIPESCGGLGLGTFEACLITEELAYGCTGVQTAIEANSLGQMPVIIAGNEQQQKKYLGRMTEEPLMCAYCVTEPGAGSDVAGIKTRAEKKGDEYVINGQKMWITNGGKANWYFLLARSNPDPKAPASKAFTGFIVEADSPGIQIGRKELNMGQRCSDTRGIVFEDVRVPKENVLSAEGVGFKIAMGAFDKTRPPVAAGAVGLAQRALDEATRYALERKTFGKPIIEHQAVSFMLAEMAMKVELARLACQRAAWEIDAGRRNTYFASIAKAFAGDIANQLASDAVQIFGGNGFNSEYPVEKLMRDAKIYQIYEGTAQIQRLIIAREHVAKFKS, from the exons ATGGCG GTGCTTCAAAGCATTGCTCAATGTGGCTGGAGATCACAATCTAGTCAAGCTGCTCAAGTGTCACATCAAATTAAACCTGGAGCTGGCTTTAGTTTTG aACTCAGTGATGAACAGAGAGAGTTTCAAGCTACTGCTCGTAAATTTGCTAGAGAGGAAATCATCCCTGTTGCTGCACAATATGACAAAACTGGAGAG TATCCTGTTCCCCTTATAAAACGGGCATGGGAACTTGGTCTGATGAATTCACACATACCAGAAAGTTGTG GTGGCCTGGGCCTTGGCACTTTTGAAGCTTGCCTTATTACAGAAGAATTAGCTTATGGATGTACAGGGGTCCAAACTGCTATTGAAGCAAATTCCTTGGGA CAAATGCCAGTCATCATTGCAGGAAATGAGCAACAGCAGAAGAAATATTTGGGGAGAATGACTGAGGAGCCATTGATGTGT gccTATTGTGTAACAGAACCTGGAGCAGGCTCTGATGTGGCAGGTATAAAAACGAGAGCTGAGAAGAAAGGAGATGAATATGTCATAAATGGTCAAAAGATGTGGATCACCAATGGTGGCAAAGCTAACTG GTATTTTTTGTTAGCTCGTTCCAATCCTGATCCGAAAGCCCCTGCCAGCAAAGCCTTTACTGGATTTATTGTGGAAGCAGACAGCCCTGGAATCCAAATTGGAAGAAAG GAGTTGAATATGGGTCAACGCTGCTCAGATACAAGAGGTATTGTCTTTGAGGATGTGAGAGTGCCCAAAGAAAATGTTCtaagtgctgagggagttggtttTAAAATTGCTATGGGAGCTTTTGATAAAACCAGACCTCCA GTAGCAGCAGGTGCTGTTGGGCTAGCACAGAGAGCATTGGATGAAGCTACTAGGTATGCTTTGGAAAGAAAAACCTTTGGAAAACCAATTATAGAG CACCAAGCAGTGTCCTTCATGCTGGCTGAAATGGCAATGAAAGTGGAACTAGCTAGACTGGCTTGCCAAAGGGCTGCTTGGGAGATTGATGCGGGTCGCAGAAATACTTACTTCGCATCCATTGCCAAGGCATTTGCTGGTGACATTGCAAACCAACTAGCTTCAGATGCGGTCCAGATTTTTGGAGGAAATGGATTTAATAGTGAATATCCTGTAGAAAAACTAATGAGAGATGCCAAAATCTATCAG ATCTACGAAGGAACAGCTCAGATCCAAAGGCTGATCATAGCACGTGAACATGTGGCCAAGTTTAAAAGTTAA
- the ACADM gene encoding medium-chain specific acyl-CoA dehydrogenase, mitochondrial isoform X2 codes for MFEQVLQSIAQCGWRSQSSQAAQVSHQIKPGAGFSFELSDEQREFQATARKFAREEIIPVAAQYDKTGEYPVPLIKRAWELGLMNSHIPESCGGLGLGTFEACLITEELAYGCTGVQTAIEANSLGQMPVIIAGNEQQQKKYLGRMTEEPLMCAYCVTEPGAGSDVAGIKTRAEKKGDEYVINGQKMWITNGGKANWYFLLARSNPDPKAPASKAFTGFIVEADSPGIQIGRKELNMGQRCSDTRGIVFEDVRVPKENVLSAEGVGFKIAMGAFDKTRPPVAAGAVGLAQRALDEATRYALERKTFGKPIIEHQAVSFMLAEMAMKVELARLACQRAAWEIDAGRRNTYFASIAKAFAGDIANQLASDAVQIFGGNGFNSEYPVEKLMRDAKIYQIYEGTAQIQRLIIAREHVAKFKS; via the exons ATGTTTGAACAG GTGCTTCAAAGCATTGCTCAATGTGGCTGGAGATCACAATCTAGTCAAGCTGCTCAAGTGTCACATCAAATTAAACCTGGAGCTGGCTTTAGTTTTG aACTCAGTGATGAACAGAGAGAGTTTCAAGCTACTGCTCGTAAATTTGCTAGAGAGGAAATCATCCCTGTTGCTGCACAATATGACAAAACTGGAGAG TATCCTGTTCCCCTTATAAAACGGGCATGGGAACTTGGTCTGATGAATTCACACATACCAGAAAGTTGTG GTGGCCTGGGCCTTGGCACTTTTGAAGCTTGCCTTATTACAGAAGAATTAGCTTATGGATGTACAGGGGTCCAAACTGCTATTGAAGCAAATTCCTTGGGA CAAATGCCAGTCATCATTGCAGGAAATGAGCAACAGCAGAAGAAATATTTGGGGAGAATGACTGAGGAGCCATTGATGTGT gccTATTGTGTAACAGAACCTGGAGCAGGCTCTGATGTGGCAGGTATAAAAACGAGAGCTGAGAAGAAAGGAGATGAATATGTCATAAATGGTCAAAAGATGTGGATCACCAATGGTGGCAAAGCTAACTG GTATTTTTTGTTAGCTCGTTCCAATCCTGATCCGAAAGCCCCTGCCAGCAAAGCCTTTACTGGATTTATTGTGGAAGCAGACAGCCCTGGAATCCAAATTGGAAGAAAG GAGTTGAATATGGGTCAACGCTGCTCAGATACAAGAGGTATTGTCTTTGAGGATGTGAGAGTGCCCAAAGAAAATGTTCtaagtgctgagggagttggtttTAAAATTGCTATGGGAGCTTTTGATAAAACCAGACCTCCA GTAGCAGCAGGTGCTGTTGGGCTAGCACAGAGAGCATTGGATGAAGCTACTAGGTATGCTTTGGAAAGAAAAACCTTTGGAAAACCAATTATAGAG CACCAAGCAGTGTCCTTCATGCTGGCTGAAATGGCAATGAAAGTGGAACTAGCTAGACTGGCTTGCCAAAGGGCTGCTTGGGAGATTGATGCGGGTCGCAGAAATACTTACTTCGCATCCATTGCCAAGGCATTTGCTGGTGACATTGCAAACCAACTAGCTTCAGATGCGGTCCAGATTTTTGGAGGAAATGGATTTAATAGTGAATATCCTGTAGAAAAACTAATGAGAGATGCCAAAATCTATCAG ATCTACGAAGGAACAGCTCAGATCCAAAGGCTGATCATAGCACGTGAACATGTGGCCAAGTTTAAAAGTTAA
- the ACADM gene encoding medium-chain specific acyl-CoA dehydrogenase, mitochondrial isoform X3 yields the protein MNSHIPESCGGLGLGTFEACLITEELAYGCTGVQTAIEANSLGQMPVIIAGNEQQQKKYLGRMTEEPLMCAYCVTEPGAGSDVAGIKTRAEKKGDEYVINGQKMWITNGGKANWYFLLARSNPDPKAPASKAFTGFIVEADSPGIQIGRKELNMGQRCSDTRGIVFEDVRVPKENVLSAEGVGFKIAMGAFDKTRPPVAAGAVGLAQRALDEATRYALERKTFGKPIIEHQAVSFMLAEMAMKVELARLACQRAAWEIDAGRRNTYFASIAKAFAGDIANQLASDAVQIFGGNGFNSEYPVEKLMRDAKIYQIYEGTAQIQRLIIAREHVAKFKS from the exons ATGAATTCACACATACCAGAAAGTTGTG GTGGCCTGGGCCTTGGCACTTTTGAAGCTTGCCTTATTACAGAAGAATTAGCTTATGGATGTACAGGGGTCCAAACTGCTATTGAAGCAAATTCCTTGGGA CAAATGCCAGTCATCATTGCAGGAAATGAGCAACAGCAGAAGAAATATTTGGGGAGAATGACTGAGGAGCCATTGATGTGT gccTATTGTGTAACAGAACCTGGAGCAGGCTCTGATGTGGCAGGTATAAAAACGAGAGCTGAGAAGAAAGGAGATGAATATGTCATAAATGGTCAAAAGATGTGGATCACCAATGGTGGCAAAGCTAACTG GTATTTTTTGTTAGCTCGTTCCAATCCTGATCCGAAAGCCCCTGCCAGCAAAGCCTTTACTGGATTTATTGTGGAAGCAGACAGCCCTGGAATCCAAATTGGAAGAAAG GAGTTGAATATGGGTCAACGCTGCTCAGATACAAGAGGTATTGTCTTTGAGGATGTGAGAGTGCCCAAAGAAAATGTTCtaagtgctgagggagttggtttTAAAATTGCTATGGGAGCTTTTGATAAAACCAGACCTCCA GTAGCAGCAGGTGCTGTTGGGCTAGCACAGAGAGCATTGGATGAAGCTACTAGGTATGCTTTGGAAAGAAAAACCTTTGGAAAACCAATTATAGAG CACCAAGCAGTGTCCTTCATGCTGGCTGAAATGGCAATGAAAGTGGAACTAGCTAGACTGGCTTGCCAAAGGGCTGCTTGGGAGATTGATGCGGGTCGCAGAAATACTTACTTCGCATCCATTGCCAAGGCATTTGCTGGTGACATTGCAAACCAACTAGCTTCAGATGCGGTCCAGATTTTTGGAGGAAATGGATTTAATAGTGAATATCCTGTAGAAAAACTAATGAGAGATGCCAAAATCTATCAG ATCTACGAAGGAACAGCTCAGATCCAAAGGCTGATCATAGCACGTGAACATGTGGCCAAGTTTAAAAGTTAA